One genomic region from Prunus persica cultivar Lovell chromosome G3, Prunus_persica_NCBIv2, whole genome shotgun sequence encodes:
- the LOC18781629 gene encoding probable inactive receptor kinase At2g26730, translating to MNKISIWVSFISFSLFLHSSTSVKDEVKNSLIIFLAKVSNSGVQPGLTWGWNTSSDPCKDQWQNVICDSQNDSVTKLFLNGKNLTGTLDAASLCNVRSLAASITILALDDNNIGGQISAEIANCDQLTRLTVSSNQLSGNLPESLAALNNLKRLDISNNKFSGELPKLSRISGLTAFLAQDNQLTGQIPNFDFSNFDTFNVSNNNFQGQIPNVNGFLTASSFLGNPGLCGDPLPNKCSSSSTTADENSNTKKGISKNQMFIYMGYGVLALVCLVLVVLRICSKKKSKDQVDSVNKVAAVDESASKLSAASSEYKGGLSKSQYSVTFSADESAAMVSSSLVVLTSPVVNGLKFEDLLKAPAELLGRGKYGSLYKVIFENGMVLVVKRIKDWALSSNDFKQRMERLYEAKHPNVLPALAFYCSKQEKLLVYEYQQNGSLFRLIHGSHRGQAFDWTSRLSAAASIAEALAFMHQELRAEGIAHGNLKSSNMLLNKNMEPCISEYGLMEINDKDNFMPGKASGAKASSTFKGDVYGFGVILLELLTGKLVQHNGVDLTVWVHSVVREEWTAEVFDRSLMSEYASEERMVNLLQVAIKCVNRSAEARPSMNQVALMINAIREEEERSTVYDPQSMSLL from the exons atgaacaaaatttcCATCTGGGTGAGCTTcatttcattctctctcttcctccacAGTTCAACTTCTGTGAAGGATGAGGTTAAGAATTCACTTATCATCTTCCTTGCTAAGGTTTCTAACAGTGGTGTTCAACCTGGCCTCACTTGGGGTTGGAACACTTCCTCTGATCCTTGCAAGGACCAGTGGCAGAATGTAATTTGTGATTCTCAAAACGATTCTGTCACAAAGCTGTTTCTAAATGGCAAAAACCTCACCGGCACGCTTGATGCTGCTTCGCTCTGCAACGTGAGATCTCTTGCTGCCTCTATTACCATCCTTGCCCTCGATGACAACAACATTGGTGGACAAATTTCAGCTGAGATTGCAAACTGTGATCAGCTAACTCGCTTGACTGTAAGCAGCAACCAGCTTTCAGGAAACCTTCCTGAGTCGCTTGCTGCGTTGAATAACCTGAAAAGGCTTGACATCTCCAACAACAAGTTCTCTGGTGAGTTACCAAAGTTGTCTCGGATTTCAGGCCTCACAGCCTTCCTTGCTCAAGATAATCAGCTTACCGGGCAGATACCAAATTTCGACTTCTCCAACTTTGACACATTCAATGTCTCCAACAATAACTTCCAAGGTCAAATTCCGAACGTGAATGGCTTTCTCACTGCAAGCAGCTTCCTTGGTAATCCTGGATTATGTGGAGATCCATTGCCAAACAAGTGTTCATCTTCCTCCACGACAGCGGATGAGAACTCAAACACAAAAAAGGGTATCtcaaaaaatcaaatgttTATATACATGGGGTATGGTGTGTTGGCCTTGGTTTGTCTTGTGTTAGTAGTTCTCAGGATATgtagcaaaaagaaaagcaaagatcAGGTTGATTCAGTGAACAAAGTAGCAGCAGTTGATGAAAGTGCCAGCAAACTCAGTGCTGCGTCAAGTGAGTACAAAGGAGGTTTGAGTAAGTCACAATATTCGGTCACGTTTTCAGCTGATGAGAGTGCAGCTATGGTTTCCTCCTCACTCGTAGTCCTTACAAGCCCTGTGGTCAATGGGTTGAAATTTGAGGACTTGCTCAAAGCCCCTGCTGAGTTGCTTGGAAGAGGCAAGTATGGTAGCCTCTACAAGGTCATCTTTGAGAATGGGATGGTCCTGGTTGTGAAAAGGATTAAAGATTGGGCGCTTTCAAGCAACGATTTTAAGCAGAGGATGGAGAGGTTGTACGAAGCAAAGCATCCTAATGTGTTGCCGGCCCTTGCCTTTTACTGTTCCAAACAAGAGAAGCTTCTGGTCTATGAATATCAGCAGAATGGGAGCCTATTCAGGCTCATCCACG GAAGCCATAGGGGCCAAGCATTTGACTGGACCAGCAGGCTTTCAGCTGCTGCTAGCATTGCAGAAGCATTAGCTTTCATGCATCAGGAACTTCGAGCGGAAGGGATTGCTCATGGAAACTTAAAATCTTCCAACATGTTGCTGAACAAGAACATGGAGCCCTGCATAAGCGAATATGGCCTCATGGAAATCAACGATAAAGATAACTTCATGCCGGGCAAGGCTTCCGGGGCCAAGGCCTCCAGCACCTTTAAGGGAGACGTTTATGGGTTTGGGGTGATCCTTCTTGAGCTCCTTACAGGCAAACTTGTGCAGCATAATGGGGTTGATTTGACAGTTTGGGTTCATTCCGTGGTTCGAGAGGAATGGACTGCAGAAGTGTTTGACAGGTCCTTAATGTCAGAATATGCAAGCGAGGAGAGGATGGTGAACTTGCTTCAGGTAGCTATAAAGTGTGTGAACCGTTCTGCAGAGGCTAGGCCGAGCATGAACCAAGTTGCCCTAATGATCAACGCCataagagaggaagaagagagatcCACAGTCTATGATCCGCAGTCTATGAGCCTACTTTGA
- the LOC18783432 gene encoding RING-H2 finger protein ATL46 encodes MICRMSEGKDLRWFSGHTHLKMSWVQHQMQLKDGYLSRPPPFSLPSSPQYVATFHRDSNPPASSGTKISPAVLFIIVILAVLFFISGLLHLLVRFLTKHPSSSASSPQSNRYPELSTSDALQRQLQQLFHLHDSGLDQAFIDALPVFQYRDIVGLKEPFDCSVCLCEFSEKDKLRLLPTCSHAFHINCIDTWLLSNSTCPLCRGTLFNPDYSVQNPIFDFDEYREEEGYPGNGENGFTTRQKTMDIEEIVVENGILPVRLGKFRKVDVEVGGETGVGETSSSNLDARRCFSMGSYQYVLGDSDLQVPLSNDQQDRNIKLTRGIERDGNPSIDSDVEGKKISSVTKGESYSVSKIWLWSKKGKFSSSIDTQMGMPSSLNTDLPWMGRMRAE; translated from the coding sequence ATGATCTGTCGAATGTCAGAAGGAAAAGATCTTAGATGGTTTTCAGGCCACACCCATTTGAAGATGTCTTGGGTTCAGCATCAAATGCAGCTGAAAGATGGTTATTTGAGCCGCCctcctcctttctctcttccctctTCGCCCCAATATGTTGCTACTTTTCATAGAGATTCGAATCCACCAGCATCATCTGGTACAAAAATAAGTCCTGCTGTTCTTTTTATAATAGTAATTCTGGCTGTACTGTTCTTCATCTCTGGTTTGCTGCACCTGCTCGTTAGATTTCTTACAAAGCACCCATCTTCCTCAGCTTCTTCTCCTCAGTCTAATAGGTACCCAGAACTTTCTACTTCTGATGCTCTTCAGAGACAGCTGCAGCAACTCTTTCACCTTCATGATTCTGGTCTAGATCAAGCTTTTATTGATGCTCTTCCTGTTTTCCAATATAGAGACATAGTGGGTTTGAAAGAGCCGTTTGATTGTTCTGTTTGTCTTTGTGAATTTTCTGAAAAGGACAAGCTCAGATTGCTTCCTACGTGTAGCCATGCTTTCCATATCAACTGTATAGATACTTGGCTACTGTCAAATTCAACATGTCCTCTTTGTAGGGGTACCCTCTTCAATCCCGATTATTCGGttcaaaacccaatttttgattttgatgagtatagagaagaagaagggtatCCTGGTAATGGAGAAAACGGGTTCACTACTAGGCAAAAGACCATGGACATTGAGGAAATTGTTGTTGAAAATGGGATTTTGCCTGTGAGACTTGGCAAATTTAGAAAGGTAGATGTTGAGGTAGGAGGGGAGACTGGAGTAGGAGAGACTAGTAGCAGTAATTTGGATGCAAGAAGATGTTTTTCGATGGGTTCATATCAGTATGTGCTTGGTGATTCAGACCTTCAGGTTCCCTTATCGAATGATCAACAAGACCGCAATATAAAGCTAACAAGAGGGATAGAACGCGATGGTAATCCTTCAATTGATAGTGATGTGGAGGGAAAGAAGATCAGTAGTGTGACTAAGGGTGAAAGCTATTCTGTTTCCAAGATCTGGCTCTGGTCAAAGAAGGGCAAGTTTTCGAGTTCTATTGATACACAGATGGGTATGCCTTCCTCTCTTAATACAGACTTGCCATGGATGGGAAGAATGCGAGCAGAATGA